Proteins encoded in a region of the Quercus lobata isolate SW786 chromosome 8, ValleyOak3.0 Primary Assembly, whole genome shotgun sequence genome:
- the LOC115958385 gene encoding uncharacterized protein LOC115958385 has translation MWRILAAVGRNLKNIKKSPRVADENMFAAGNGAELPIYAPDRERRQRGWNGFSFIYSVVRAPISILSCLSHPHVNGADGVWVSGEFAQISEMNHLMVSDSMRYAILM, from the coding sequence ATGTGGCGTATATTGGCTGCAGTGGGAAGAAACCTGAAGAACATTAAAAAGAGTCCACGAGTAGCTGATGAGAATATGTTTGCTGCAGGAAATGGAGCTGAATTGCCAATCTATGCTCCTGATAGGGAAAGAAGGCAACGTGGGTGGAATGGCTTTTCGTTTATATATAGCGTTGTGCGTGCTCCGATTTCAATTCTTTCCTGCCTCTCTCACCCACATGTTAATGGTGCTGATGGGGTTTGGGTATCTGGTGAATTTGCTCAGATTTCAGAGATGAATCATCTTATGGTAAGTGACAGCATGCGCTATGCAATATTAATGTAG